A single Drosophila miranda strain MSH22 chromosome XR, D.miranda_PacBio2.1, whole genome shotgun sequence DNA region contains:
- the LOC108152245 gene encoding acid sphingomyelinase-like phosphodiesterase 3b yields the protein MMTKLSLLLACFCLSLSLSWLPVGQARIGYFWHISDLHLDTIYSTQGDIYRSCWQLERPVSSSSSGSNAANAASEAPGLFGHYNCDSPWSLVESAVKTMKAKQGDNVEFVLWTGDALSHSAQPLSEQKQHEILRNITDLLGRSFSSQFIFPVLGHEDGSGSYQRMGELWRHWLPSEALVTFDQGGYYSIEQTKSRLRIVALNTNFMRLDHDPPDPRASHSLRWPVEYYAEPKASVSSMSAQEEVLAEQQWLWLEEVLTKSRDKQETVYIVGHMPPGVDERHLGPQQHNQLMFTERNNRRYLEMVRRFASVIQGQFFGHLHSDTFRLIYDAQGHPISWMMIAPSIVPRKAGIGSSNNPALRLYKFDTGSGQVLDYTQFWLDLPLANRAQEPLWQPEYNLTHYYALSEISALALHNFAERFTGTDASWFTRYHRANAVRYQSGTPCQGLCMLNHYCAITRLDYDEFRLCLEEEQLPLQGRAAMSALPQSWSCLLAALGALFYGLQRMLWGQSSRRCSSNCRNQRI from the exons GCTACTTCTGGCACATCAGCGACCTTCACTTGGATACCATCTACTCGACCCAGGGGGACATTTACCGAAGCTGCTGGCAGTTGGAGCGACCCGTCTCCAGCTCCAGTTCGGGCTCCAATGCCGCGAATGCGGCCAGTGAGGCGCCAGGGCTCTTTGGGCACTACAACTGCGACAGTCCCTGGAGCCTGGTGGAGTCCGCCGTGAAGACAATGAAGGCCAAGCAGGGCGACAATGTGGAGTTTGTCCTCTGGACCGGGGATGCCCTCTCGCACTCGGCCCAGCCGCTGTCCGAGCAGAAGCAGCACGAGATCCTGCGCAACATCACGGATCTTCTCGGACGCAGCTTCTCCTCGCAGTTCATCTTCCCCGTTTTGGGGCACGAGGACGGCAGCGGCAGCTACCAAAGGATGGGCGAACTCTGGCGCCACTGGCTGCCTTCGGAAGCACTTGTGACCTTTGACCAGGGCGGCTACTACTCCATCGAGCAGACGAAGAGCCGCCTGCGCATCGTTGCCCTCAACACGAACTTCATGCGTCTGGATCACGACCCCCCAGATCCCAGGGCATCGCACAGCCTGCGCTGGCCAGTCGAGTACTATGCAGAGCCCAAGGCCTCCGTCAGCTCCATGTCCGCCCAGGAGGAGGTGCTGGCCGAGCAGCAGTGGCTCTGGCTGGAGGAGGTGCTCACCAAGTCGCGGGATAAACAGGAAACG GTCTACATCGTGGGTCACATGCCGCCGGGCGTGGACGAGCGTCATCTGGGACCGCAGCAGCACAACCAGTTAATGTTCACGGAGCGCAACAACCGGCGGTATCTGGAGATGGTGCGCCGCTTCGCCTCGGTCATTCAGGGACAGTTCTTCGGCCACCTGCACTCGGACACTTTCCGCCTTATCTATGATGCCCAAG GACACCCCATCTCTTGGATGATGATTGCCCCCTCGATTGTGCCACGGAAGGCGGGCATCGGCTCATCCAATAATCCGGCCCTGCGGCTGTACAAATTCGACACGGGAAGCGGCCAGGTGCTGGACTACACCCAGTTCTGGCTAGACCTGCCACTGGCTAATCGGGCCCAGGAGCCGCTCTGGCAGCCCGAGTACAATCTGACGCACTACTACGCCCTCTCCGAGATCTCCGCCCTGGCGTTGCACAATTTTGCGGAGCGCTTCACGGGCACCGATGCCTCCTGGTTCACCAG ATACCACAGAGCCAATGCCGTGCGATATCAGTCCGGTACGCCCTGCCAGGGCCTGTGCATGCTCAATCATTACTGCGCCATCACGCGCCTGGACTACGACGAGTTCCGGCTGTGcctggaggaggagcagctgcCGTTGCAGGGCCGAGCGGCCATGTCCGCGCTTCCACAGTCGTGGAGCTGTCTGCTTGCTGCTCTGGGTGCTCTTTTTTATGGCCTGCAAAGGATGTTGTGGGGGCAGAGCAGCAGGCGATGCAGCAGCAATTGCCGCAACCAGCGAATTTAA
- the LOC108152251 gene encoding probable insulin-like peptide 5, whose protein sequence is MMAATSTKMQMLVSVLLLLVSLCSWTHGVPSKRSSRLCGDKLSEAMDMMCPNGFNARIPHKRGLLDLFDYVDHMSEPALDDADTADDAAAVGAVLPEGVRLPWRHNSLMSTRRQMRGIVNECCAKSCTIYEIKAYCK, encoded by the exons ATGATGGCCGCCACCTCCACCAAGATGCAAATGCTAGTCTCCGTGCTCCTGCTGCTCGTGTCCCTCTGCAGCTGGACCCACGGGGTGCCCAGCAAGCGATCCAGCAGGCTGTGCGGCGACAAGCTGTCCGAAGCCATGGACATGATGTGCCCCAATGGGTTCAATGCCCGAATTCCCCACAAGCGCGGCTTAC TGGATCTGTTCGATTACGTGGACCACATGTCCGAGCCGGCACTGGATGATGCGGACACCGCTGATGATGCGGCGGCCGTGGGTGCGGTCCTGCCCGAGGGTGTTCGGCTCCCCTGGCGGCACAACTCCCTAATGTCTACCAGGCGCCAAATGCGCGGAATTGTGAACGAATGTTGTGCCAAGTCGTGCACCATCTATGAGATCAAGGCCTACTGCAAGTGA